The Streptomyces sp. V4I8 genome includes the window CGCGTCGTGCTCGGCGAGCGCCTCGTCCCCGAGCTCGGCCATCTTGCCGAGCACCGCCCACGTGCGGCGTCCCTTGCCCATCGCCGCGAGCGCACGCAGAGCGGCTCGCATGGACTCGGGGTTCGCGTTGTAGGCGTCGTTGACGACCGTCACGCCGTCCGGGCGCTCGGTGACCTCCATCCGCCAGCGGGAGAGGGAGCCCGCCTCGGAGAGCGCGGTGGCGATCTCTTCCGCGGACATGCCCAGCTCATGGGCGACGGCGGCCGCGGCGAGCGCGTTCGACACGTGGTGCTCACCGTACAGGCGCATGGTCACATCGCTGCACCCGGAGGGTGTGTGAAGCATGAAGGAAGGCTGTCCGCTGTCCGTGAGTCGCACGTTCTCGGCGCGTACGTCCGCTTCGCCGGACTCTCCGAAAAGGATCACCTTCGCCTTCGTACGGGACACCATGGCCCGTACGAGGGGATCGTCGGCGTTGAGGATCGCGGCGCCGCCGTCCTCCGCCGACGGCAGGCTCTCGACGAGCTCGCCCTTGGCCTGCGCGATCTGCTCACGGCCGCCGAACTCGCCGATGTGCGCGGTGCCGACGTTGAGCACGAGGCCGATCTTCGGGGGCGTCAGATCGGCGAGGTAGCGGATGTGGCCGATGCCGCGGGCGCCCATCTCCAGGACGAGGAACCTCGTCTCCTCGGTGGCGCTGAGCGCGGTCAGCGGCAGCCCGATCTCGTTGTTGAGCGAGCCCGGCGTCCACACGGTGGGCGCCTTGCGCTGGAGCACCTGGGCGATCAGGTCCTTGGTGCTGGTCTTGCCCGCCGAGCCGGTCAGGGCCACGAGGGTCGCGCCGAGCCGCCGTACGACATGACGGGCGAGGGCACCGAGGGCCGTCTGGACGTCGGTCACGACGATCGCGGGAACGCCGACGGGACGCGACGCCAGTACGGCGACAGCGCCCGCTTCGACGACCTGCCGGGCGAAGTCGTGGCCGTCCACGCGCTCGCCGGCGAAGGCGGCGAAGAGGGTGCCGGGCTCCACTTCACGGGAGTCCCGGACGACCGGTCCGGTGACCTGGACGGACGGATCCGGTATGTCGTGCGTCTGCCCGCCGACGACTTCTGCGATCTCGGCGAGAGAGAGGGCGATCACAAGTTCATCCCTGGGTCTTCTGGATAGCTTCGCGCAGCACCTGGCGGTCGTCGAAGGGACGGACCACTCCGGCGATGTCCTGGCCCTGCTCATGGCCCTTGCCGGCGACCAGCACGGTGTCGCCGGGCTGTGCGCGGGCGACGGCCGCGGCGATCGCGGCGGCCCGGTCCTCGAAGACCTGGACCTCGCCACGCTCGTGTGCCGGTACGGACGCCGCGCCCTGGAGCATGGTCGCGAGGATCGCGAGGGGGTCTTCGGAACGGGGGTTGTCGGAGGTCAGTACGGCGGTGTCGGCGAGCCGGGCGGCTGCGGCGCCCATCGGCCCGCGCTTGGTCACGTCACGGTCGCCGCCGCAGCCGAGCACGACGTGCAGGCTGCCCTCGGTGACCTTGCGGAGCGCCTTGAGCACCGATTCGACGGCGTCCGTCTTGTGGGCGTAGTCCACGACCGCGAGATACGGCTGCCCGGCGTCCACGCGCTCCAGCCGGCCGGGTACGCCCGGCACGGCGGCGATGCCGTCGGCGGCCGACTGTACGTCGAGGCCGGCGACGGCAAGGGCGGTGATGGCGGCAAGGGTGTTCGCCACGTTGAAGGGACCCGCGATCGGCGACCTGGCGGCGATCCGCTCGCCCTTGGGGCCGATCACGGTGAACGTCGAGTCCAGGGGGCCGATCGTCACGTCCTCGGCGCGCCAGTCGGCGTCGGGGTGGCCCTCTGCGGAGTAGGTGACGACCGGGACGGTGGCTTCCTTGGCCAGCCGGCGGCCGTACTCGTCGTCGAGGTTGACGACGCCGAGTTTGCTGCGTTTCGGGGTGAACAGCTGCGCCTTGGCCCGGAAGTAGTCCTCCATGCCGGAGTGGAACTCCATGTGTTCCGGGCTGAGGTTGGTGAACACGGCGATGTCGAAGACGCAGGCGTCGACCCGGCCGAGGACCAGCGCGTGGCTGGAGACCTCCATGGCGACCGCCTCGACGCCGCGTTCGCGCATGACGGCGAACAGGGCCTGGAGGTCGGTGGCTTCGGGCGTGGTGCGCTCGGACTTGATGCGTTCGTCGCCGATGCGCATCTCGACCGTGCCGATCAGCCCGGTGGTGCGGGCGGACTTGAGGGCGCCCTCGACGAGATACGCGGTGGTGGTCTTGCCGGAGGTGCCGGTGATGCCGATCTGGAGGAGGTCGCGGCCGGGGTGGCCGTAGATCGTGGCCGCCAGTTCACCCATCTGCCCGCGCGGCTCCTCGACGACCAGGACCGGCAGGCCGGTCGCGGCGGCGCGCTCGGCGCCGGTCGGGTCGGTCAGCACGGCGACCGCGCCGAGGCCCGCGGCCTGCGTGACGAAGTCGGCGCCGTGCAGGCGGGCGCCCGGGAGGGCGGCGTACAGATCGCCGGGGCGGACGGCGCGCGAGTCATGGGTGATGCCCGTGACCTCCACGGCCGCGTCCGCGCGGTCCGGCGCGGCGGCACCCAGCTGATCGGCGAGTTCCGCGAGGGGTGTGGCGGAGACCTGCACCGGCCTGGGCGGCCCGGGATATGTCACGGGATGCCCCTTCTGGGTGGTTTGGGACTGATCAGCGTGTGGCACGGCGGTGAGCGTACCGGGCGCACCGGCCTGGGAGCGAAGTGAGGTGCGGGGCATGCCCTGGTTCCCAGGGTCGGGAGTGATCGTTGTCACGAGGTGTTTCCTGGCTGCTCGGTGCTGATCAGGGTGGTCAGTTGAAGGCGACCGGGAGCTTGGCGGCCTTGGCCCCGGTCGGCGGGACCTGCAGGGTCTTCAGGGCGAACTCCATCACCTGCTTGTAGATGGGTCCGCAGATCTGGCCGCCGAAGTAGTTGCCCTGGGTGGCGTTCTGGATGGCGCAGTAGACCGTGACACGGGGCTTGTCCGCGGGCGCGAAGCCGGCGAACGACGACGTGTATCCGCGGTACTTCCCGGTGGCCGGATCCACTCGGTTCGCCGTACCCGTCTTGCCCGCGACCCGGTAGCCGGGGATGCGCGCCTTGGTACCGGTGCCCTCCCTGTCGTCCACGACCGACTCCAGCATCTGGGCGAGGGTCTTCGCCGTCTTGGCGCTGATGACCCGCGTCTTCTCGGGCTTCGCGGCCTCGGTGAACTTCCCGTCGGGCCCCTCGGTGCCGCGTACGAGCGTGGGTTCGACGCGGACACCGCCGTTGGCGATCGTCGAGTAGATCGAGGCCGCCTGCATCGCGTTCAGGGACAGGCCCTGGCCGAAAGGAATCGTGTACTGCTGCGACGTCGACCACTTGTCCGGCGCCGCCAGGATGCCCGGGGTCTCGCCGGGGAAGCCGAGCCCGGTGTAGCTGCCGAGGCCGAACTTGCGCAGGTAGTCGTAGAGGACCTTGTTGACCGCCCGCTGCGTCTTGCCGAGCTGGCCGGTGGCGAGGATGGTGCCGATGTTGCTGGACTTGGCGAGCACGCCGTTGAGCGTCAGGAACCACGTGTCGTGGTCGATGTCGTCCTTGAAGAGCCGGTCGCCGCGGTGCAGCCGGTTGGGCACGATGACATGCGTGCCGGGGGTGGCCACGCCCTCCTCCAGTACGGCGGCCATCGACATGATCTTGGCGGTGGAGCCGGGCTCGAAGGCGTCCTGGACGGCCGCGTTGCCCATGTTCGCGCTGCTGGCCGCGGAGAGGTCGTTCGGGTCGAAGCCGGGCGAGTTGGCCATGGCGAGGATCTCGCCGGTGCGGGTGTCCTGGACGATCACATAGCCGCGGTCCGCCCTGGACTCCTGCACCTGCTTGGCGATCGCGTTCTGCGCCGCCCACTGGATGTCGCGGTCGATGGTGAGCTCGACGTCGCTGCCGGGCACGGCGGGCGTCTCGGTGGAGCCCACGGTGGGGACCTGGCGGCCGCCGGACTGGGCGTAGCGGATCTCGCCGTCCTTGCCGGACAGCTGCTTGTTCAGCTGCTGCTCGATACCGCCGCCGCCCTTGCCGTCGGCGTTGACCCAGCCCAGTATCCCGGCGGCGAGGTCGCCGTTCGGGTACACGCGCTTGCTGCTGGCCACCGAGAGGACGCCCGCCAGGACGTTGACGGTGCTCTTGTCGCTCTCGGCCTTGGTGGCCAGCGCGCTCTTGAGGTCCTTGATCTGCTTCCAGACCTGCGGGGTCTGGCGGCTCGCCAGCAGGGTGTAGCGCAGGTTCTTGTTCGCCGGCCGGAGCTTCCTGACGATCTTCTCCGGCTCCTGGCCGAGGATCGGCGCGAGGAGGGCGGCCGCCTGCTCGGGGCCGTCGTCGATCTTCAGCTGCTCGCGGGAGAACAGCGTCGGGTCGGCCGTGATGTCGTACGCGTCCACGCTGGCCGCCAGGGCGACGCCGTTGCGGTCGGTGATGCCGCCGCGCTCGGCCGCCAGGGTGTAGCCCACGTACCGGTTCTTCTCGGCCTTGGCGGCGTACGTGCTCGCGTCGACGCCCTGCACCTGGAGCAGCCGTACGACGAAGGCGGCCAGGACGAGGGTCAGGGCCAGGCCGACCATGCGCAGGCGGGGGCGGGGGCTGCCGAGCCGGATCCTGCCGGGGGGCATGGGGCGGGGCCGGGCGGGGCGGGCGCCGGGGCCCGGGCGTCGCTGGGCGCCGGCGGAACGGGCGGGCTTCGCGGGACCGGGCACGCGCCGCCGGGGTGGTTCCCTGTCGGACACTTCCGTCACCTGCCAGGGGTCGGGTACGTGGACTGCTGGACGGAGGGCGCGTACTGGGGTGCGGCGTAGGTGGCCGCGGGCTGAGGCGCGGTGGGGGTGACCCCGGGCGTCGGTGCGGTGGGGGTGACCTCGGGAGTCGGCGTGGTGGGCGCCGGGGGCGGCCCGGGCTCGGTGACGAGCGCCTCGGGGGCCAGGGCGAGGGGGTTGTACACGGCGCCCTGCCCGGCGGCCGCGGGGCTGGGGACGCCCTTGACCGTGCCGTCGGGGGCGAGGAAGGCGGGGTCGCCGCCGGGAACCATGCCGAGTTCGAGGGCGCGGCGCTGGAGGGCGTCGGGTGCGGAGTAGGCGTCGATGTCCCGCTGGAGGGACTGTTCCTCGTCGGTGAGGGACTTCGTCTCCTTCTGCAGGTCGTCGAGTCTGAACGCGCCTTCGCTGAGGGCGGAGTTCAGCACGAGGAGCCCGATCAGGCCGCCGCCGAGGAGGAGGACGACGAGGAGGACGAAGGGGGCGCGGGCGGCCTGCCTGGCCCCCGCGGGGAAGAGCCGCGCGAGCCGGGCGGCCCGACCTCTCAGTTCGGGTTTCCTACTCACTTGCCCTCCCCCAAGCGGTTCTCCCACCCATGGGTTTGAATCCTGGACCCGGACACCCGCCCCTGCCTCCCCCCCCGTCATTCGATGGACTCCCTGATGCGCTCGGCGCCCCGCAGGCGCGCCGGGGCGGCGCGCCGGTTCTCGGCGACCTCTTCCTCGGTGGGAAGTTCGGCACCGCGCGTCAGCAGCTTGAGCCGCGGCTGGTACTGCTCGGGGACGACGGGCAGCCCGGGCGGGGCGGTGTTGGCGGCGCCGGCCGCGAACACCTGCTTGACCAGCCGGTCCTCCAGCGAGTGGTACGACAGGACGGCGATCCGTCCGCCGACGCCGAGGGCCTTGACCGCGGCCGGGATCGCCCGCTCCAGGACGGAGAGCTCGCCGTTGACCTCGATGCGCAGCGCCTGGAAGGTCCGCTTGGCCGGGTTGCCGCCGGTGCGCTTGGCGGCCTGCGGCAGCGCGTCCCGGATGAGCTCCACGAGCCGGGCGCTGTTGGTGAACGGCTCCTTGTCGCGCTCCCGCACGATGGCGGCCACGATCCGCTTGGCCTGCTTCTCCTCGCCGTACGCCCGCAGGATCCGGACGAGTTCGCCGGCCGGGTAGGTGTTGAGGACCTCGGCGGCGCTGACGCCGGTCGTCTGATCCATGCGCATGTCGAGGGGGGCGTCCTGGGCGTAGGCGAAGCCGCGGTCGGCCTCGTCGAGCTGCATCGAGGAGACGCCGAGGTCGAACAGGACGCCCTGCACGCGCGCGATGCCGAGCCGCTCCAGGACCTCCGGGAGCTCGTCGTAGACGGCGTGCACGAGGGTCGCGCGCTCGCCGTAGGGCGCGAGCCGCTCGCCGGACAGGCGCAGGGCTTCCTTGTCCCGGTCGAGGGCGACGAGCCGGGCCTCGGGGAACTGCTGGAGGAGGGCCTCGCTGTGGCCGCCGAGCCCGAGCGTGCAGTCGACGACCACCGCTCCGGGCCGCTGCAGGGCGGGGGCCAACAGGTCCAGGCACCGCTGGAGCATCACCGGGACGTGTCGACTCTGGCTCAAGGGGCCCTCTCAGATCCGGCGGGGCTCGCACGCACCGCCGGGTCCCCGCCCGCTCAAGAAGGGGAGGCCTGCCGGCGCCGGAAGCGTCAGCCGACCGGGAGCGGGAGGAGGCCGAGCCGCACGTACGCGCCGCGCACGCGGGGAGATCTCCGGAAAATCGCCGGGGTCTCCGGGGAATTCAGTCCAGCAGGGAGTCTCGCCTCCCGCT containing:
- the rsmH gene encoding 16S rRNA (cytosine(1402)-N(4))-methyltransferase RsmH, translated to MSQSRHVPVMLQRCLDLLAPALQRPGAVVVDCTLGLGGHSEALLQQFPEARLVALDRDKEALRLSGERLAPYGERATLVHAVYDELPEVLERLGIARVQGVLFDLGVSSMQLDEADRGFAYAQDAPLDMRMDQTTGVSAAEVLNTYPAGELVRILRAYGEEKQAKRIVAAIVRERDKEPFTNSARLVELIRDALPQAAKRTGGNPAKRTFQALRIEVNGELSVLERAIPAAVKALGVGGRIAVLSYHSLEDRLVKQVFAAGAANTAPPGLPVVPEQYQPRLKLLTRGAELPTEEEVAENRRAAPARLRGAERIRESIE
- the murF gene encoding UDP-N-acetylmuramoyl-tripeptide--D-alanyl-D-alanine ligase gives rise to the protein MIALSLAEIAEVVGGQTHDIPDPSVQVTGPVVRDSREVEPGTLFAAFAGERVDGHDFARQVVEAGAVAVLASRPVGVPAIVVTDVQTALGALARHVVRRLGATLVALTGSAGKTSTKDLIAQVLQRKAPTVWTPGSLNNEIGLPLTALSATEETRFLVLEMGARGIGHIRYLADLTPPKIGLVLNVGTAHIGEFGGREQIAQAKGELVESLPSAEDGGAAILNADDPLVRAMVSRTKAKVILFGESGEADVRAENVRLTDSGQPSFMLHTPSGCSDVTMRLYGEHHVSNALAAAAVAHELGMSAEEIATALSEAGSLSRWRMEVTERPDGVTVVNDAYNANPESMRAALRALAAMGKGRRTWAVLGKMAELGDEALAEHDAVGRLAVRLNVSKLVAVGGIEASWLQLGAYNEGSWGEESVHVSDAQAAVDLLRSELRPGDVVLVKASRSVGLESVAEALLAGGTEGEVAAR
- a CDS encoding peptidoglycan D,D-transpeptidase FtsI family protein, with the translated sequence MSDREPPRRRVPGPAKPARSAGAQRRPGPGARPARPRPMPPGRIRLGSPRPRLRMVGLALTLVLAAFVVRLLQVQGVDASTYAAKAEKNRYVGYTLAAERGGITDRNGVALAASVDAYDITADPTLFSREQLKIDDGPEQAAALLAPILGQEPEKIVRKLRPANKNLRYTLLASRQTPQVWKQIKDLKSALATKAESDKSTVNVLAGVLSVASSKRVYPNGDLAAGILGWVNADGKGGGGIEQQLNKQLSGKDGEIRYAQSGGRQVPTVGSTETPAVPGSDVELTIDRDIQWAAQNAIAKQVQESRADRGYVIVQDTRTGEILAMANSPGFDPNDLSAASSANMGNAAVQDAFEPGSTAKIMSMAAVLEEGVATPGTHVIVPNRLHRGDRLFKDDIDHDTWFLTLNGVLAKSSNIGTILATGQLGKTQRAVNKVLYDYLRKFGLGSYTGLGFPGETPGILAAPDKWSTSQQYTIPFGQGLSLNAMQAASIYSTIANGGVRVEPTLVRGTEGPDGKFTEAAKPEKTRVISAKTAKTLAQMLESVVDDREGTGTKARIPGYRVAGKTGTANRVDPATGKYRGYTSSFAGFAPADKPRVTVYCAIQNATQGNYFGGQICGPIYKQVMEFALKTLQVPPTGAKAAKLPVAFN
- a CDS encoding septum formation initiator family protein translates to MSRKPELRGRAARLARLFPAGARQAARAPFVLLVVLLLGGGLIGLLVLNSALSEGAFRLDDLQKETKSLTDEEQSLQRDIDAYSAPDALQRRALELGMVPGGDPAFLAPDGTVKGVPSPAAAGQGAVYNPLALAPEALVTEPGPPPAPTTPTPEVTPTAPTPGVTPTAPQPAATYAAPQYAPSVQQSTYPTPGR
- a CDS encoding UDP-N-acetylmuramoyl-L-alanyl-D-glutamate--2,6-diaminopimelate ligase → MTYPGPPRPVQVSATPLAELADQLGAAAPDRADAAVEVTGITHDSRAVRPGDLYAALPGARLHGADFVTQAAGLGAVAVLTDPTGAERAAATGLPVLVVEEPRGQMGELAATIYGHPGRDLLQIGITGTSGKTTTAYLVEGALKSARTTGLIGTVEMRIGDERIKSERTTPEATDLQALFAVMRERGVEAVAMEVSSHALVLGRVDACVFDIAVFTNLSPEHMEFHSGMEDYFRAKAQLFTPKRSKLGVVNLDDEYGRRLAKEATVPVVTYSAEGHPDADWRAEDVTIGPLDSTFTVIGPKGERIAARSPIAGPFNVANTLAAITALAVAGLDVQSAADGIAAVPGVPGRLERVDAGQPYLAVVDYAHKTDAVESVLKALRKVTEGSLHVVLGCGGDRDVTKRGPMGAAAARLADTAVLTSDNPRSEDPLAILATMLQGAASVPAHERGEVQVFEDRAAAIAAAVARAQPGDTVLVAGKGHEQGQDIAGVVRPFDDRQVLREAIQKTQG